The Anas acuta chromosome 9, bAnaAcu1.1, whole genome shotgun sequence sequence TATTTTATCAACATGGTAGTGAGCACCTATGTCATTTCATTTATCTCCATTGATCGATACATTGCCATAAAGTACCCCCTGAAAGCTAGGACCTGCAGGTCTCCATCAAAAGCTGCCCTTCTCTGTGGGCTTCTGTGGGTCTCTGTTATAATCGGTGCAACCTTAAGATTTCAAAAGAGACATGCTACTGTCTGTTTTCAGAAGGATGACACCATACCCATTGCTCAGACCctgatttccattttcttcgttttctctcttccattaGCAACCTTGACCTTTTGTTCCATAGAAATCATCAGGAACCTTAAGAGACAGCTGAAGACAAATTCACTGGAAGAGAAATTAATCCAGAAAGCTCTTTACATTATTTATGCAAATCTGATTGTGTTTCTAATATGTTTTCTGCCAGCCTACCTTGGGGTACTTTTCAGGTTCATAATGGAGTATGTTGGAACTAGCTGTTTCCTGAAGCAGGTCATGATGGACTTCTTTGCCCTGACGAGGTGCATTGCCACGTCCAACTGCTGCCTGGACAGCGTCTGCTACTACTTCGTGACCAAGGAATTCCAAGAAGCCATTCTGCTGCCTAAATCCAGCACtgacaaaacaaatcaaacccAATCCTTGCAGTTAAATACTTgctaaaggaaaggaagaagaatacAAACCAaagcaccaccaccaaaaaaaatgcaatgccAAGAGAACGTACAGCTTCAGTGTTACTGGGATAACCATTGCCCTTTCGTTCCAGGGACAGCTTTGTTATGTCTATCATTACCAagttatttgtaatttttaattctATGTGGCTATTAAACAAATAAGTTGTTTCATACAGAGGTGTAAAAGCAAGTATGTGACGGCTGTTCAGTAACACGGCTTCCTTCTAGCAACTATCTGTTACTCTTACAGGGAGACAGGTGACCGAGTGTGTCAccctattttatttcattttgcagctaAAGACAACTTAACCTTATTGCCAGCACAATATAATGCATAGTGCTTTACCCCACTGTGCATTTCAGATTGTTTGCCTTATTAGAATAggccaatttattttttaccacaTCGCTTTGGTGGGGGTGAGGGCATTCAGGTGGTACCACCGTATGCCTAAGTGCATGCACCTACAAAACAGCCCAGACTCCGCTGATTGCTCACCCCCTCCAAGCTGACCGGTCAGACAGATGTGCAGCAGCACTTTAAGGATGAAAACAAGCCATGGCCACTGCCATAAAGGCACAGAGCACAGATCTCAGACTGGGGTTCTCCTGCTGGCTCCCCTCCTGAGCCCCAGACCTACAGTGGCTGTCCctggggggatgctgctccccaCCACTGGGGAGAAAGGGGCCTTTTGAGCCCTGCCTGGACCCCCACCACTGAGGCACTGCTTTTCCCTGGGTCTGTGTTGTGGTTCCAGGCTGGTCCCCAggtccctggcagcagcaggggggtCCCAGCTGTGTCCAGGTTTCTGCAGCCTACCCACGCCGCCACCTCTGAAGTTCCTGTGGGTGAAATGTGGTTGTCCTATGAGTCGGCAGCATAGAAAAGTCAGTGGGGAGGACAGGGAGGGGGATGATCCCCAGCATGTTGCTTAAATGCTGCTTAGGACCGggcttttttctctgtaaatactTAAATCTCTAACCCTGCTGCCACGGGCTGCCCAGGCAGTGCCTTATGAGAGCACACGCGGCGGTGTAGGTGACTGGATTTGAGAGTCAGACCTCCCCTGCAGGACTGATGGATGCTAAAGGCCCATGAGGTCATCACAAAGACTAAAAATACCCCAAGGATGTTGTTAAACAAGCTTCCAAAGGTTGTGACGCCTTCCTCACACCTACAGTTCACTTTCCTCTCTCTTGTCCGAGTCTTGGTGGAGACTGTCACTACTGGCAGGGGCTTTCCCGTGACACCAATAAGCAGCATTTAGAACCAGAGGGCAGAGGACCAGCCTGTCACACCTGCCCCCCCATAATGCAAAGAAACCAAAGAGAAGCACGCTTGGACCCTCACCCTCGGCCCACCACCACGGGGGTGCAAGCACCAACgtgtcccccccaaaaaaaaaagctgctgcccCCCGTGCCGCCTGCCCAGGGCTCGCTCCATGGCCGCACTAGAGGCTGCACGGGATGCTGGGCTCCCGGGGGGTCCTTTTGCTGCCAGAAGGGCAATTTGCAACCATTACGGGTTTGATTTTAGAAAGGATTTGTTTTCCCACAACTGAAAGTATTAAATTTTAATCGCTTGTttgggtggggtgggagggtgggagggagggcaCGTAGGCTGGGTGCAAAAGCCAATGGTGAAGCATTGAGCGGATGCGAGAGGAACAACAGAGGGCACCAGAGATTTGACTGTCCCAAAGAGGAGATAATAAATGAAGCACTTTTGGGGAACAAGAGTTCATTGCTGTGCTTCAGCTCTTCTGAGCTGTTGTCAGCAGCCTCCTGGGTGGCCGTGCCCTGCACAGAGCATCATCAAGCACCCACAGCCTCGGCAGATCTCCTGTGCCACTGTGACCTTCCCAAGGACcaaacccagcaggcagccccgCAAGTAGCAGGTAACTTTTCATTCTTCCTGCACAGGTGTGTGGCAGTGTGCTCTGTTTCCTCAGCTCGGGAATGAAGCGCTACCCAGCGCTGTCCTTGATATCATGCATTGGCACGCAGTTGCCTTGGCTTTCTCCTGCCTTCACAGATGCTGTGCTTTGCTGTTTGGCACCCACATGCGCTATTCGGGGAGGTTTCCATCCCTTGCTGTGGGCTTGTACCAGTGCCTCTCGCTGTGCACCTGCTGCAAGCATAGGGACACTGCTCCAGGCACGCTGAGGCAGGAGACCTGGGAGATCATTGCAGGCTCAGCAGGCTCGTGAGGGATTTGAGGGGCTCAGCTGCTACTTGGGGCAGCTCTGTGCATGCAGAGAGTGGCTTTGCCACTGCAGGGTGGTCGCAGTAGGCTGGCAGGGAACAGCTGGAGGGGATGTGGTAGGACCTGGGAAGCTGGCAGCTCAGGAAAGACAGGACACTGGTTGCATGGTAGTTCGTCCATAAATTCCACCCTGCAAATTGCTATGTCCTGGTATTTCTGTAACGCCACACCAGCTCTGGTGCTCAGGCAGGTGCTGAACTTTCTTCTGACGTTGCTGGATCCGGCTCCCAGTCACAGGTACTAAAAACATTTCACTTAGTTCATGCAGTCACACGCTTGCTCTGCAGTTTAGATACTAAGACTCAGAAAGCGCTGACTTATAAGGCAATGTATTTACAAGAGATGATAGgaatctgtgtgttttctttctctgcctcaCTGTATACTCTTTCTTGCAAGCTGCATACTGAGTCTGATTCATCCTCCACGGCATCTTTGCTGCTAGCAGCTGCCCTGCACTATTTAAAGGAATACCAGGAGATAGGCTAAAGTCTTGGATTCGTGTCTTTTGCTCTGGTAGCATTTTGGCTTCCTGTTTCGAAGGCTGAGATCAGACAGGTGTGCtcattttcccttctgtctTTTGAGACCAGCTGGCAGTGCCTGTGAGGGGCCATaactccctgctgcccccaggaggagcaggtgggtgctgggggcaccgcCAGGAGCAAAGCCAGCAGGGCTACACCACGGCCAGAGGGGCTTGAGTCCTGTGTGGGTCCATGGGCCTGACAAGATCCACCGAGCCCACGGGGTGGTTTTGACAGCAAGGCAAAGGTCTTGGAAAGTGAAAGGGGAatgctgcccagctctgccgTGAGCTGCCTTAATGCAAGAGAGACAATAGCTCTCCAATAGGGACTATGAAATTGTCAGCCTGTTTTGGAGACTCTCTGCTGTTGCCAAAACGCTGAAAGGAGGCTGGAGGGAGGGCAAGCCAGGCCTGAGGTCAGGGGGAGGCTGCCACcccgcagcagctgcaggaggggtTTGCCTCTGCAGTTTCGGGTCAGCTGGCGGAGAACAGCGCTGCTTTGGTGGCCCAGGGACATGGCGTGCTGGCGAGCCACTGAGCTCATCAGCCCTGCGGGTCTGCCCGTGCACCCTCCCCAGACACCCCTGTGCTGTAtgtgcagggctctggggagtGCTGTGTGGCACCTCGTCCTGCCAACAGCCCCCCTGCGTGGTGCAGGGGGgcgaggagctgcagggccaCGAGCAAGGGCACTGCGACAGGACCCATCCCAGGGGACCCGTCCCTGAGCTCAGTCTCTCACCTGCATCCTTCTCTTGCAGGGACAGCCTGCCATGGAGAACTGCACTGATATCAACACAACGTTGCAGAACGGTATTTTGCTCTTTCAGCTGATCGTCTACATCCCAGTCCTCTCCTTTGGGTTTGTGCTGAACACAGTCGCCTTCTGGGTCTTCTGCTGCAAACTCAAGAGCTGGACTGAGACCAGGGTGTACATGCTCAACCTCGTGGTCACAGACTGTTTCCTGCTCTTTGCCCTGCCTTTCATGATATATTTTACCAAGAACAAACATCCCATAGACGACTTGTGTTTTGCTGTACAGATGATATATTTTACAAACAGGCCTATGAGCATCTACATCATCATGCTGATTGCAATCGATCGATACATTGCAATCATATTCCCTCTAAAAGCAAAAACTCTTCGATCCCCACGGAAATCAGCTTCTGTCTGTGGGTGTCTTTGGATAATACAGATAATTTATTCCTACTACCagcaaaaatttcaaaaaagtaaagaaagttATTGCCTTCAGAGACTTTCTACTGAACCTAAGTATTTAACATTAGTCTCCatttcctttggattttttattcctctaataattataattttttgtTCAGTAAAAGTCATCCGATGTCTCAAAAAGAAGATGGCCAGCAGCTTTCATGAGACAAAGTTAATCCAGAAAGCGCTCCACATTGTTTCTGTGAATCTGTGTGTGTTCACCATATGTTTTTCACCTATCTACATCACAGTGCTCGTGCGGTTCATAGCAGAGGTTGCTAAAGCTTGTTCTCCGCTCTCAAAAATTAGAATCGCTATTCAGATTTTTTCATGCTTAGC is a genomic window containing:
- the LOC137861382 gene encoding G-protein coupled receptor 35-like; protein product: MKENWSHNITCHPHIRTMNESNNCSVTDVEVNRHIRLTEFALYIIIFFFGSIFNALALWVFFCKIKKWTETRVYTINLIFADCFIICILPFMAYLIWNKSDRDELCQFVEAMYFINMVVSTYVISFISIDRYIAIKYPLKARTCRSPSKAALLCGLLWVSVIIGATLRFQKRHATVCFQKDDTIPIAQTLISIFFVFSLPLATLTFCSIEIIRNLKRQLKTNSLEEKLIQKALYIIYANLIVFLICFLPAYLGVLFRFIMEYVGTSCFLKQVMMDFFALTRCIATSNCCLDSVCYYFVTKEFQEAILLPKSSTDKTNQTQSLQLNTC
- the GPR35 gene encoding G-protein coupled receptor 35: MENCTDINTTLQNGILLFQLIVYIPVLSFGFVLNTVAFWVFCCKLKSWTETRVYMLNLVVTDCFLLFALPFMIYFTKNKHPIDDLCFAVQMIYFTNRPMSIYIIMLIAIDRYIAIIFPLKAKTLRSPRKSASVCGCLWIIQIIYSYYQQKFQKSKESYCLQRLSTEPKYLTLVSISFGFFIPLIIIIFCSVKVIRCLKKKMASSFHETKLIQKALHIVSVNLCVFTICFSPIYITVLVRFIAEVAKACSPLSKIRIAIQIFSCLANINCCLDAFCYYFAAKEFQEFSSLLPAFILKRSKVNQSQELQQPTEEVML